In Arthrobacter sp. StoSoilB5, one genomic interval encodes:
- a CDS encoding LacI family DNA-binding transcriptional regulator, with product MALDPQPRPATQSDVARAVGVSRTLVSFAFRGAPGVSHETKEAIFEAAKRLGYRPNAVAADLARKHRSAVGLYLLDIRNEIYADVLSGVRTALPQDSNRLILSVSRSVDGVDSGALESLIEARVGIIIAATLLDSDEHVQQMARIVPLVSVTRPVPGVDSVYSDDSAGARAATRHLLSLGHTRIAHLSGPVYDGHVVRRQSYEQTMHDAGLSPQTVAAEDFTQDAGQRAAAQMLNQSDRPTAIFTHNDQLALGAREAAYARGLSVPEDLSLVGYDNSRTARLHGIDLTSVDLHAVELGRIAGAVALDRLNNPDAPIADERLTPQLVVRNSTAPPPICR from the coding sequence ATGGCTCTTGACCCTCAGCCCCGCCCTGCCACCCAAAGCGACGTCGCGCGTGCGGTGGGCGTCTCCCGGACCCTGGTGTCTTTCGCTTTCCGCGGCGCGCCCGGCGTCAGCCATGAGACCAAGGAGGCCATCTTCGAGGCAGCCAAGCGTCTCGGGTACCGGCCCAACGCCGTAGCCGCCGATCTGGCCCGCAAGCACCGCTCCGCCGTCGGGCTTTATCTGCTTGATATCCGCAACGAAATCTACGCCGATGTCCTCAGCGGCGTCCGGACCGCACTCCCCCAAGACAGCAACCGGCTGATCTTGAGCGTTTCGCGGTCCGTGGACGGCGTGGACTCCGGTGCGCTGGAATCGCTGATTGAAGCCCGTGTTGGCATTATCATCGCCGCGACGCTGCTGGACTCGGACGAACACGTGCAACAGATGGCCCGGATCGTCCCGCTGGTAAGTGTGACCCGGCCGGTACCCGGCGTGGACAGTGTGTACTCGGATGATTCCGCGGGGGCGCGGGCGGCAACCAGGCACCTTCTCAGCCTGGGGCATACGCGCATCGCCCATCTGTCCGGCCCGGTGTACGACGGCCACGTCGTCCGCCGCCAGAGTTACGAACAGACAATGCACGACGCCGGACTCTCACCACAGACGGTCGCGGCAGAAGACTTCACACAGGATGCGGGACAGCGGGCAGCCGCACAGATGCTGAACCAGTCCGATCGGCCGACTGCGATCTTCACCCATAACGACCAGTTGGCGTTGGGGGCCCGCGAAGCCGCTTATGCCCGCGGGCTCTCGGTTCCCGAAGATTTATCGCTGGTGGGCTATGACAATTCCAGGACCGCCCGCCTGCACGGCATTGACCTCACGTCCGTGGATTTGCACGCTGTTGAATTGGGGCGGATTGCCGGCGCAGTCGCCCTGGACCGGCTCAATAATCCCGACGCCCCCATCGCCGACGAACGCCTCACGCCGCAATTGGTGGTGCGCAACTCGACGGCGCCACCGCCGATATGCCGGTAA
- a CDS encoding dihydrofolate reductase family protein has protein sequence MSRVTCDLTISLDGFVAGPNQRLSEPLGDGGELLHRWMFEEAEANAAQVEEILAAGAFIMGRNMFAGPGPDMWDKEWRGWWGEEPPYHAPVFVLTHHQHEPLEMQGGTTFHFVTDGIESALAQAREAAGSKDVAIAGGAETARQYLNAGLMDELRLHISPMVLGGGERLLEGVGNLKLEPTEVAGTKLVTHVRYRLPR, from the coding sequence ATGAGCCGAGTGACATGTGATCTGACCATCTCCTTGGACGGCTTCGTGGCCGGTCCCAACCAGCGGCTGTCGGAGCCATTGGGTGACGGCGGAGAACTCCTGCACCGGTGGATGTTTGAAGAGGCCGAAGCCAACGCGGCCCAGGTTGAAGAAATCCTTGCAGCCGGTGCCTTCATCATGGGGCGGAACATGTTCGCGGGGCCCGGTCCAGACATGTGGGACAAGGAATGGCGGGGATGGTGGGGTGAGGAACCGCCGTATCACGCACCGGTTTTCGTCCTGACACACCATCAGCATGAGCCGCTGGAGATGCAGGGCGGCACCACGTTCCATTTCGTGACCGATGGGATCGAATCTGCGCTTGCCCAGGCGCGGGAGGCCGCAGGAAGCAAAGACGTGGCCATCGCTGGCGGAGCCGAGACAGCCCGGCAGTACCTCAACGCGGGGCTGATGGACGAGTTGCGGCTCCACATTTCGCCCATGGTTCTAGGTGGTGGCGAGCGGTTGTTGGAGGGCGTCGGCAATCTCAAGCTTGAACCGACGGAAGTAGCCGGCACCAAGCTCGTCACCCATGTGCGGTACCGCCTGCCCCGTTAA
- a CDS encoding sugar porter family MFS transporter translates to MSATQTQSKGTGNATLPPLTNGPHRKRLGLVALVATFGGLLFGYDTGVINGALRPMTADLALTPLTEGIVTSSLLFGAAAGAVGGGRLSDGWGRRKTIILLAVLFLMGTLACVSAPSFEVMVIGRVILGLAVGGASTVVPVFLAELAPYEIRGSLAGRNELMIVIGQLAAFVVNAIIGNVWGEVGGVWRIMLAVAALPAIALFFGMLRMPESPRWLISKGRNPEALAVLKTIRSDERAEAEMADVKHLADEERASRATSWGALKDKWILRIILVGIGLGVAQQLTGINSIMYYGQSVLVEAGFDSNAALIANIASGVIAVVGGVIALTLMQRVNRRTTLLLGFTLTTVCHFLIGIASIVLPVGNAARPFVILVLVVAFVGSMQTFLNIAVWVMLSEIFPLHVRGFAIGLSVFCLWIANALLGLFFPTLVAGMGITGTFFLFGVVGILALVFIYTQVPETRGRTLEALEEDVTTGAIYLVHKS, encoded by the coding sequence ATGTCTGCTACGCAAACGCAGAGCAAAGGAACCGGCAATGCCACCCTTCCTCCGCTAACAAATGGCCCGCACCGTAAGCGGCTGGGTCTTGTTGCCCTGGTGGCTACGTTCGGGGGCCTGCTCTTCGGCTATGACACTGGTGTCATCAACGGCGCGCTGAGGCCAATGACAGCCGACCTCGCACTGACACCGCTGACGGAAGGGATCGTCACCAGTTCGCTGTTGTTTGGCGCAGCTGCCGGAGCAGTCGGCGGTGGCCGCCTCTCCGACGGCTGGGGCCGTAGGAAGACGATCATCCTCCTGGCCGTGCTGTTCCTCATGGGTACATTGGCCTGCGTCTCGGCGCCAAGCTTCGAGGTAATGGTCATCGGGCGCGTCATCCTCGGCCTTGCCGTTGGCGGTGCGTCCACCGTGGTTCCCGTCTTCCTTGCCGAGTTGGCGCCCTACGAAATCCGCGGTTCCCTGGCTGGGCGCAACGAACTCATGATCGTCATCGGCCAGCTGGCTGCGTTCGTTGTCAACGCCATCATCGGCAACGTCTGGGGCGAGGTCGGCGGGGTCTGGCGCATTATGCTCGCTGTTGCCGCACTGCCCGCCATCGCGCTGTTCTTTGGCATGCTGCGGATGCCGGAGTCTCCGCGCTGGCTCATCTCCAAGGGTAGGAACCCGGAAGCCCTGGCTGTGCTCAAGACCATTCGCTCCGACGAGCGTGCCGAAGCAGAAATGGCGGACGTGAAGCACCTCGCGGACGAAGAAAGGGCATCGAGGGCTACATCATGGGGCGCACTGAAGGACAAGTGGATCCTGCGCATCATTCTTGTCGGTATTGGGCTGGGCGTCGCCCAACAGCTGACGGGCATCAACTCGATCATGTACTACGGCCAATCCGTGCTCGTTGAGGCCGGATTCGACTCCAATGCCGCGCTCATCGCCAACATCGCGTCCGGTGTGATCGCCGTCGTCGGTGGTGTCATTGCTCTGACGTTGATGCAGCGCGTCAACCGCCGCACAACACTGCTTCTCGGCTTCACCTTGACCACGGTCTGCCACTTCCTCATCGGCATCGCGTCGATCGTCCTTCCGGTGGGCAACGCGGCCAGGCCGTTCGTGATCCTCGTCCTGGTGGTTGCGTTCGTGGGATCGATGCAGACGTTCCTGAACATTGCGGTGTGGGTGATGCTGTCCGAGATCTTCCCGCTGCACGTCCGCGGCTTCGCCATTGGCCTGTCCGTCTTCTGCCTTTGGATCGCAAACGCGCTTCTGGGTCTCTTCTTCCCCACACTTGTGGCCGGGATGGGGATCACGGGAACGTTCTTCCTGTTTGGTGTTGTGGGCATCCTCGCCCTGGTGTTCATCTACACCCAGGTCCCGGAAACCCGTGGACGTACGCTGGAGGCCCTGGAAGAGGACGTGACCACCGGCGCCATCTACCTGGTGCACAAGAGCTAG
- a CDS encoding amino acid transporter translates to MTSMSRPPADPSTPRPSVRVRFRTWLLFGLQDSKGSHQGPGGLLSAQEKTHSWWRVMCLTGVDYFSTLGYQPAIAALAAGVISPLATLILVAVTLLGALPVYRRVAAESHRGEGSIAMLERMLPRWGGKLFVLVLLGFAATDFMITMTLSAADATAHLVENPFVPGWFHGQNVTITLILLALLAGVFLRGFKEAIGVAVVLVAIYLALNVVVVATTMVEVLTHPSAVADWWTALTTSHGNPFVAVGIALLVFPKLALGLSGFETGVAVMPQIKGHESDTEAHPAGRIEGARRLLTTAAVIMSSFLITSSFTTVVLIPEKEFQPGGAANGRALAFLAHEHLGPSFGTVYDLSTIAILWFAGASAMAGLLNLVPRYLPRFGMAPEWAKAVRPLVLVFAVIAFLVTLLFDANVDAQGGAYATGVLVLMTSAAVAVTLSANRRKQAKRTAAFGIIALVFIYTTVANIIERPEGIRIAGFFILGIIVISLLSRVMRSFELHATHVSFDQQAIEFVTAAEDGPIGIISHEPLRQTAKAYRAKLDSAMAVSHLPDDYLALFLEVVVDDSSDFETALEVRGVVRHGYRILEVHAPAVPNTIASVLLHIRDITGLMPHIYFRWTEGNPLLNLLRFLFLGEGEIAPVTREVLRQAEPDVTRRPWVHVG, encoded by the coding sequence ATGACCAGCATGAGCCGGCCACCGGCAGATCCCTCCACGCCCCGCCCGTCTGTCCGGGTCCGGTTCAGGACTTGGCTGCTGTTCGGTCTCCAGGACTCGAAAGGGTCCCACCAAGGGCCCGGCGGCCTGCTCTCGGCGCAAGAGAAGACGCATTCGTGGTGGCGTGTTATGTGCCTGACAGGCGTAGATTACTTCTCCACCCTGGGGTATCAGCCCGCCATCGCGGCCTTGGCTGCCGGCGTGATTTCACCTCTGGCCACACTCATCCTGGTCGCCGTTACGTTGTTGGGAGCATTACCTGTGTACCGGCGCGTGGCTGCGGAAAGCCACCGGGGCGAGGGATCGATCGCCATGCTGGAGCGCATGTTGCCCCGTTGGGGTGGCAAGCTCTTCGTTCTGGTCCTGCTCGGGTTTGCCGCCACGGACTTCATGATCACCATGACGCTCTCAGCCGCTGACGCCACCGCCCACCTCGTTGAGAACCCATTTGTGCCTGGCTGGTTCCACGGCCAGAACGTCACCATCACACTCATTCTGCTTGCGTTGCTTGCTGGAGTTTTCCTGCGGGGATTCAAGGAAGCAATCGGCGTTGCCGTGGTCCTGGTTGCGATTTATCTCGCCTTGAATGTTGTGGTGGTGGCAACCACAATGGTCGAGGTATTGACGCATCCGTCTGCGGTCGCGGATTGGTGGACAGCGCTGACAACATCCCATGGCAACCCGTTCGTGGCTGTCGGGATCGCGCTGTTGGTGTTCCCCAAGCTCGCGCTGGGTTTGTCCGGCTTCGAAACCGGCGTGGCTGTGATGCCCCAAATCAAGGGCCACGAATCGGATACCGAGGCGCATCCGGCCGGGCGGATAGAGGGTGCCCGACGATTGCTGACCACAGCGGCCGTGATCATGAGTTCGTTCCTTATCACCAGCAGTTTCACCACCGTGGTGCTCATCCCCGAGAAGGAATTCCAGCCCGGCGGCGCGGCCAACGGCCGGGCCCTCGCCTTCCTGGCCCACGAACACCTTGGGCCCTCCTTCGGCACCGTCTATGACCTAAGTACTATCGCCATCCTGTGGTTCGCGGGTGCCTCGGCCATGGCCGGATTGCTGAACCTCGTTCCCCGCTACCTGCCCCGGTTCGGCATGGCCCCTGAATGGGCCAAGGCCGTGCGTCCTTTGGTGCTGGTATTTGCCGTCATCGCATTCCTGGTCACGTTGCTGTTTGATGCCAACGTTGACGCGCAGGGCGGGGCGTACGCAACCGGCGTGCTGGTGCTGATGACGTCCGCTGCCGTAGCAGTGACGCTTTCGGCAAATAGGCGGAAGCAGGCAAAACGCACAGCCGCCTTCGGGATCATCGCGCTCGTATTCATCTACACCACAGTCGCCAATATCATTGAACGGCCCGAAGGCATCAGGATCGCGGGATTCTTCATTCTTGGCATCATTGTCATCTCGCTGCTCTCGCGCGTGATGCGGTCCTTCGAACTGCATGCAACGCACGTCAGTTTCGACCAGCAGGCCATCGAGTTCGTCACAGCCGCAGAGGACGGACCCATCGGTATCATCTCCCACGAACCACTCCGGCAAACAGCCAAGGCTTACCGGGCAAAGCTCGACTCCGCCATGGCAGTGAGCCACTTGCCGGATGATTACCTGGCGCTGTTCCTGGAAGTGGTGGTGGATGATTCCTCGGACTTCGAAACTGCCCTGGAAGTCAGGGGCGTTGTCCGGCACGGTTACAGGATCCTGGAGGTTCACGCTCCAGCTGTGCCGAACACGATCGCGTCCGTCCTCCTTCACATCCGGGACATCACGGGGCTGATGCCACACATCTATTTCCGTTGGACCGAAGGCAATCCGCTGCTCAACCTTCTCCGTTTCCTCTTCCTCGGTGAAGGCGAGATCGCCCCTGTCACACGTGAAGTGCTGCGCCAGGCAGAACCGGACGTCACCAGGCGGCCTTGGGTCCACGTCGGTTAA
- a CDS encoding uroporphyrinogen-III synthase, which translates to MTVARALEIQDVTTATDVSEATDAPLDGFRIGVTSHRRSRDLIEALERRGASVLHAPALKIAPVQEDMVLIEDTRTIIAAKPDICIATTAYGMRRWCEAADSFGIGEQLLETLSACRMFVRGPKARGAVRAAGLADVGISSDETTATLVDMLLAEGVRGKTVAVQLHGYTDVRQLERLRMSGATVLTVTPYRWVKPDGEDKLPRLIEAVCNGNLDVLTFTSAPAVDAMWSTAHEMGLYRQLIEALKGPVTVAAVGPVTAQPLVDAGLTPLIPDRYRMGALIRLVTEHLSLNHVRRLETKSATIELRGRCLRINGEVIDLAPAPLLLLRALLGAGGAVLSREALSDLLDLRGSVHALDMTVSRLRSSLPDGKLVETVVKRGYRLRA; encoded by the coding sequence ATGACTGTTGCACGTGCCCTTGAAATCCAAGACGTCACAACCGCCACGGACGTTTCAGAAGCTACCGACGCGCCACTGGACGGGTTTCGCATCGGCGTTACTTCGCACCGCCGTTCCAGGGACCTCATCGAGGCCTTGGAACGCCGCGGTGCGAGCGTGCTCCATGCCCCCGCCCTGAAGATCGCCCCCGTGCAGGAGGACATGGTCCTCATCGAGGACACCCGCACCATCATCGCCGCCAAGCCTGATATCTGCATCGCCACCACGGCCTACGGCATGCGCCGCTGGTGCGAGGCCGCGGACTCGTTCGGTATTGGCGAGCAACTCCTCGAAACGCTCTCGGCCTGCCGCATGTTCGTTCGGGGGCCCAAGGCCCGCGGTGCCGTCCGGGCGGCCGGCCTTGCCGACGTCGGAATCAGCAGTGACGAAACCACGGCGACACTCGTGGACATGCTTCTGGCGGAAGGCGTCCGCGGCAAGACCGTGGCCGTGCAGCTGCACGGCTACACCGATGTTCGCCAGCTGGAGCGCCTCCGCATGTCCGGCGCCACCGTGCTGACCGTGACGCCGTACCGCTGGGTTAAGCCCGACGGCGAGGACAAACTGCCGCGCCTGATCGAGGCTGTGTGCAACGGCAATCTTGACGTCCTGACCTTCACCAGTGCTCCCGCAGTGGACGCAATGTGGAGCACCGCGCACGAGATGGGCCTGTACCGTCAGCTCATCGAGGCGCTGAAGGGTCCTGTGACGGTTGCCGCCGTTGGGCCGGTCACCGCACAGCCACTGGTCGACGCCGGGCTGACGCCACTCATTCCCGACCGCTACCGCATGGGCGCACTGATCCGCCTGGTGACGGAGCACCTGTCTTTGAACCACGTGCGCCGCCTGGAAACCAAGAGCGCCACCATTGAACTCCGTGGGCGCTGCCTGCGGATCAATGGCGAAGTGATTGATCTTGCGCCAGCCCCGCTCCTGCTGCTCCGGGCCCTGCTCGGCGCCGGTGGTGCCGTGCTGTCCCGTGAAGCGCTCTCGGATCTCCTGGACCTCCGTGGTTCCGTGCACGCCTTGGACATGACCGTCAGCCGCCTCCGCTCTTCGCTTCCGGACGGCAAGCTCGTGGAAACCGTCGTGAAGCGCGGGTACCGGCTGCGGGCCTAG